One Planctomycetia bacterium genomic region harbors:
- a CDS encoding DUF4062 domain-containing protein — MNNPIQTISAVATITPLKIMVASTVYHFEDHLLQICGVLRNYGYHVLNSHAGTIHIPPGNSNLQACLKAVEECDLFLGIIRPFYGSGKIGERSITHEEILHAVKLNKPRWFLAHTHVTFTRQFMRQYLFTKKGQRRKKQPVFKKTPVFDDLRVLEMYDDAIQAHVPIEKRASHWAQEYFHLSDAFVFIETQFRDVSKVRDALHIGGHHDKK; from the coding sequence GTTGCAACCATAACGCCTTTGAAGATCATGGTCGCCTCGACAGTCTATCATTTTGAAGATCACTTACTTCAAATATGTGGCGTGTTAAGGAACTATGGTTATCATGTTCTAAATTCGCATGCAGGTACGATACATATACCTCCTGGCAATTCCAATCTTCAAGCGTGCTTGAAGGCAGTTGAGGAATGCGATTTATTCCTGGGTATTATTCGACCTTTCTATGGTTCGGGAAAAATAGGAGAGCGTTCTATTACACATGAGGAAATATTACATGCTGTTAAGCTGAATAAGCCACGTTGGTTTCTCGCTCATACACATGTTACATTTACCCGACAGTTTATGCGGCAATATCTATTTACCAAGAAGGGACAGCGCAGGAAGAAACAGCCTGTGTTTAAAAAGACTCCAGTCTTTGACGATTTGCGAGTATTGGAGATGTACGATGACGCCATTCAGGCGCATGTTCCTATAGAAAAAAGAGCAAGTCATTGGGCTCAAGAGTACTTCCACTTGTCAGATGCTTTTGTTTTTATCGAGACTCAGTTTCGCGATGTTTCAAAAGTCCGAGATGCATTACACATCGGAGGACATCATGACAAAAAATGA
- a CDS encoding SAM-dependent DNA methyltransferase, whose amino-acid sequence MTNDSQQIVNKAWNFAHVLRDDGLSYMAYTEQITFLLFLKMADEQTKPPYNRPAIVPSQYSWESLLKREGDELEAHYRHILEELGKKLGMLGEIFKKARPEIQNPATLRRLIVDLIDTEKWSSMQADVKGDIYEGLLSKSAAESPKGAGQYFTPRELIKAIVDCVQPTANDTVCDPAAGTGGFLLSAYDYVVKHQGSNLDKDKKKHLRTKFVKGWELVPNTARLCIMNLYLHGIDADPCPIKSGVDSLANDPGERFSVVLTNPPFGKKSSIAVVNEEGDLEKEDTAYERQDFWTTTKNKQLNFVQHVKTLLKVNGRCAIVVPDNVLFEGGAGETVRKNLLKQCDVHTLLRLPTGIFYAQGVKANVLFLDAKPAQENPWTKTLWVYDLRTNMHFTQKTNPLKRADLDEFVECYRPGKRHLRKPLWSEANQEGRWRSYDYEDLIKRDKVNLDIFWLKDKSLEDSDDLPEPDILAQEIADDLETALEQFTAIAEKLKK is encoded by the coding sequence ATGACCAACGACTCCCAACAAATCGTCAACAAAGCCTGGAATTTCGCCCACGTTCTGCGAGACGATGGCCTTTCGTACATGGCCTATACCGAGCAGATTACGTTTCTGCTCTTTCTCAAGATGGCAGACGAGCAGACCAAACCGCCTTACAATCGGCCTGCGATCGTGCCGTCCCAGTACAGTTGGGAAAGCCTGCTCAAACGGGAAGGCGATGAACTCGAAGCCCACTACCGGCACATCCTCGAAGAACTGGGCAAGAAGCTGGGCATGCTGGGTGAAATTTTCAAGAAAGCCCGCCCTGAAATTCAGAACCCTGCCACGCTCCGCCGATTAATCGTCGACCTCATTGATACCGAAAAATGGTCTTCGATGCAGGCTGATGTCAAAGGCGACATCTACGAAGGGTTACTCTCCAAAAGTGCAGCCGAAAGCCCCAAGGGCGCTGGCCAATACTTCACACCCAGGGAACTCATCAAAGCTATCGTCGATTGTGTTCAGCCCACTGCGAATGATACAGTTTGTGATCCGGCTGCTGGTACAGGTGGGTTTCTTTTATCTGCTTACGATTACGTGGTCAAACATCAGGGGAGCAATCTCGACAAGGACAAGAAGAAGCACCTGCGGACGAAGTTCGTCAAAGGCTGGGAGCTAGTCCCCAACACCGCCCGGCTGTGCATTATGAATCTCTACCTGCATGGTATCGATGCTGACCCATGCCCGATCAAGTCTGGCGTGGACAGTCTGGCGAATGACCCAGGTGAACGATTCTCCGTAGTGCTGACCAATCCACCGTTTGGGAAGAAAAGCAGTATTGCAGTCGTCAATGAAGAAGGCGACCTAGAGAAGGAAGATACCGCCTACGAACGCCAGGACTTCTGGACGACGACCAAGAACAAGCAGCTCAACTTCGTTCAGCATGTGAAGACGCTGCTCAAGGTGAATGGCCGTTGTGCCATTGTGGTACCGGACAATGTGTTGTTTGAAGGTGGAGCAGGCGAAACGGTGCGCAAGAACCTGCTCAAGCAATGTGATGTGCATACCTTGCTTCGACTGCCTACAGGCATCTTCTACGCCCAAGGCGTGAAGGCCAATGTCCTCTTCTTGGATGCCAAACCCGCCCAGGAGAACCCGTGGACGAAGACGCTATGGGTGTACGACCTGCGAACCAACATGCACTTCACCCAGAAGACCAATCCCCTGAAACGCGCCGACCTCGATGAGTTCGTCGAATGCTACCGCCCCGGTAAACGCCACCTCCGCAAACCCCTCTGGAGCGAAGCCAACCAGGAAGGCCGCTGGCGAAGCTACGACTACGAAGACCTGATCAAGCGGGACAAGGTAAATCTCGACATCTTCTGGCTCAAGGATAAAAGCCTGGAAGATTCAGATGATCTACCAGAGCCAGATATTCTGGCGCAAGAGATTGCCGACGACTTGGAGACTGCGCTGGAGCAGTTCACTGCGATAGCGGAGAAGTTGAAGAAATAA
- a CDS encoding putative DNA binding domain-containing protein translates to MTKNELSERLSQQESSTLEMTAQYDRDLLARTVCSFLNSQGGTLFLGVRPDRSLVGYNISLQQVHQLRSYLAEKIKPAASWTVSDEDVDGIPILVIEVPRGGQKPYLIDGTIWIRQGAQNIHANPEHIHQIILERSKSDLRWERQPALGCELSDLDQNEIRLAANEIMSTGRLSFNDPTDIKLVLQDLSLLHFGQITNAAVILFGSKPTKLFPQAAVRVTSYSTDRTGAELPFDENIILHLFGCLRRIEELIKQKISITSRFIENQFQREDQLNFPFGAIREGIINALVHRDLSQVSGGTFIEIFPDRFSIWNAGSLPNELPSRELFREHPSLPRNPDLANVCFLRGYIEKIGRGTLLIAKELELAGFEKPRWESNASGTRLTFINRLSSRKSADSRLNERQLQLVKKLRPGEQIRLADYAKEIESTERTARSDLALLVKSGFLRRQGLGKSTFYIRTDRQANA, encoded by the coding sequence ATGACAAAAAATGAGTTGAGCGAAAGGTTGTCACAACAAGAAAGTTCAACACTTGAAATGACCGCGCAATACGACCGTGACCTGCTTGCTCGTACCGTGTGTTCTTTCTTGAATAGTCAGGGTGGGACACTCTTTTTAGGTGTCAGGCCAGATAGAAGTTTAGTTGGATACAACATTAGCTTGCAGCAAGTACATCAACTTAGATCTTATTTAGCCGAAAAAATAAAGCCTGCCGCTTCCTGGACTGTGTCTGATGAAGACGTTGATGGCATACCAATATTGGTTATTGAAGTTCCGCGAGGGGGGCAAAAGCCTTATTTGATCGACGGTACTATCTGGATTCGACAAGGTGCTCAGAACATTCATGCAAATCCAGAGCATATCCATCAAATCATCTTGGAACGATCAAAATCTGATCTTCGCTGGGAACGACAACCTGCACTTGGATGCGAACTTAGTGATTTGGATCAAAACGAGATTCGTTTAGCTGCAAACGAAATCATGTCGACTGGTAGGCTATCTTTCAATGACCCTACCGATATCAAACTTGTTCTCCAGGATTTATCACTTTTACATTTTGGTCAAATCACTAACGCTGCAGTTATACTTTTCGGGAGTAAGCCAACTAAGTTATTTCCGCAAGCTGCTGTACGAGTGACTTCCTACAGTACTGATCGGACTGGTGCAGAATTACCTTTTGACGAGAACATCATATTGCATCTCTTTGGCTGTTTACGCAGGATCGAGGAACTCATCAAACAAAAGATCAGCATAACTTCACGATTCATTGAGAACCAATTTCAAAGAGAAGATCAACTGAATTTTCCTTTTGGAGCCATTCGAGAAGGAATCATCAATGCCCTAGTGCATCGTGATCTTTCTCAAGTGTCGGGTGGAACTTTCATCGAGATATTTCCTGACCGGTTCAGCATCTGGAATGCGGGATCACTCCCCAATGAACTGCCTTCGCGGGAATTGTTTCGTGAACATCCTTCACTTCCACGTAATCCCGATCTTGCGAACGTATGCTTCCTACGTGGTTACATCGAAAAGATCGGAAGAGGAACGCTATTAATTGCCAAAGAGCTTGAGCTAGCTGGCTTTGAAAAGCCTCGTTGGGAATCTAATGCCTCTGGAACTCGCCTAACATTTATCAATCGCCTGTCTTCGCGAAAATCAGCTGACTCACGACTCAATGAAAGACAGTTGCAATTGGTGAAAAAACTACGGCCTGGCGAACAAATCAGACTTGCCGACTATGCCAAGGAAATTGAGAGCACAGAGCGCACTGCTCGCAGTGATTTAGCTTTACTGGTAAAGAGTGGCTTTTTACGAAGGCAAGGTTTGGGGAAGAGCACTTTCTATATTCGAACTGATAGGCAAGCAAATGCCTAA